The Pempheris klunzingeri isolate RE-2024b chromosome 16, fPemKlu1.hap1, whole genome shotgun sequence genome includes the window CCTGAAGACGTCACAGATCTCAGCACCCTGATACAAAGCCGCATCTGAGCCTTCTtactgcctcctcctcctgtgccaTGGAAGCTGTGACCCTGACCAAAGTAAGCATctaggagaaaagaggaaagataataataacaataatcttgaaaaaaaaatctacaataCCCAAATTCTGACATTTTTGAAAACTAGAAAAGGATAAATCAGCTGTTGACACGTTAACTGGTCACattagttgtttgttttctgagaacctgtttgtttgtgcttccGTAGAGTGAGAGAGCTAAGATTCATTGCTAAAGGGcactctggggagacacctGGCTGTTGgtgtttgacctttgacctttcagATAACGAACAATCGCTCTTTAGTCTCTTGTTTGTCTCTCACCATGTTTTACCATACCCTCACCTTCCCTGACGCAccagtccagcagcagcagcatacaTGTATTTCCCTGACAGGACATGTACTGATCCGGCATGAGTGGAGCGATAGTGGCCAGGGTGGCCAGAGCCTGCAGCTGGAGCTCCTCCTGCTGGACGGAGGACCAGTGACGTGAAGCTGAGCGGTGCTCAGACAAATCAGCAGGTGGCTTCACGAGCGTCAGCAAAGCCAGAGTCACTCTTTCTTCTTTATAAAGctaagagaggaaaaacatgcGAGGAAAATAGTTACAgtagtaatatatatatatatatatatatatgttacaGAAATAcgaagtgagtgtgtgactgaccTGCAGGGCAGCTAAGTCCTTTGACATCAAAACCAACAGATTCAACAGCAActtcttcattttaaagtctTCGTTACTGAACTTGAGCTTGAGGTTGCGGACCAAAGTGTTGTGACTTTTCACTAAAACATAAATTAAGCCATTTTGTTATCATAAAAGGTGCTACTGTACTcagaaataattcaaatgtaaaaacaaacaaagagtgGCCTCACGCTCTGGAAATGTGGCGAGAACAACAAGATGTCTGGCAAATAAACTCTCCTACAAATTAGAAACACGTCAACTAGAAACATGTCAAACAAGCTGGAGTGGCACATTTTACACAGCTTCTCAATATACTGAACAGTTATGCGACTAATAATATCAGCAGTGCAGTGTGCTCTAATGATCCCGTACTCACAATGAGCAGAGAGTTGGGATTTTCAGCCAGGAGCGTTGTGATAACCAGCAGATCATTTCTGAGTTGGAGGTCAGAACGTTGGACACTGCTCATCAGCTGGTGAGTAAAGGCTTCTTTCAGAGATCTAAGATACAAATGACCAAAAGGAAAATATCTaagatataatatgatataagaGAGCACGAAAAGTATTCAAACTCGAAACGTTTTTTAGAGGATGGAAGGCAAAATTCATAACTCACAAACCTTCCTATATAGCATGCAGTTAATATATCAGAGATACtggttcattttacattttagaactCTATAAGTgaataaaaagctttttcacAGAAATGAACTATAAAAGGTTGCTGTCCTCATCAGCCACATACTGTATGGAAACATCTTAACCCCACAGGAGACACGTACAGGACACACTCCATGCTGTTGAGCTGAGCAGTGACCTCCTCATTGCTGCCTCTCTCCAGCAGGTTCCAGAGGATTTCGGAGGAGCGGAACAGGATCTGGCCGGACGGGTCAGGTTCGTTCATGTGGAGACAGATCGTCTCTGCTCCTCGTGCATTCAGCATTAAAGCACAGTTCGTGTCTGTGgttaaatgaaagtgaaataaaggTTAAAGAGATGTGATTAATGATAAAACAACCCATTGACCTGCTGACTTTGACACAAGGACacttaaaatcactgttttgaTTGTTCATCTGATTATTGTTTGGTAATGAGATGATTTATGGTCTTGAGAGCCGGCTACTTTATCTAATGAAGGAGGATTGGATTGACATGTCTGACAGATCCCCTCCTCCACCTATCTCAGTAGATCCTAAACAAAATCAGTGGCTGACCAGAGTAGCTGGAGAGTATCTGGAGTGtctgcaggagctgcagctTGATGGCAGGCTGGTTCTCCACAGCGGCCATAGAGAGGAGCAGCGTCTGAGCCAGGTCACTAcgctccagcagctgcagcctgtaGCCTGGAGAGGTTGGCTGGGgtcctgcagaaacacattcaAAGAACGAATGAAAGATGATCATCCTCTCTTTCgccctctgtctttgtgttttgataAAGCAACTTAGAAGCAGGTTCTGCAACTAAGTCTAGAAacactttttgttatattgaTTGAAAGTCTTATAATAGCcaaacagcaatcaataaatgaaatttgacaaaaaaaaagaaaaacagtgtctGCGGCAGTCACATGCCTTAAACTTGTCTAATCATCCAATCTACCTATGTACCTGCCTAACTGTGTGCATGCTACAAGTACACCCACTGCACGCGACCACAGTCTTCCACAAGACTGAAGCTACAGAGCTAGTCGTGCTAGAACAGCAGACACAGTGCGGCCAAAATTTTAATTACAGCCGAGTGACAGACTGTCATGAGTAACCAGCATGAAGCTCATTTGAAGGAAAGCCTTAAGGAAGGGGGTGGgatattttaatttgaatacTTCTCACTATTCCTGCTGGTTGCTCCAGCGTTGCAGACTTTGCCTTCAAGACATTCTACAGACATTTATGAAAGTTGTCAGTTTGGGTCTCACGTCCCTGGTTGtgttaatttgtttatttatttattccctgTTCCTTTTAATTCCTTGCCTCATCTGTCTTCACTCCCCTCATTAGTCTGTCTCTGCTAATAACCTGGCAAATCAAATCGTCTGTGTGTGGTTGGTTTCACtcctgtgggttttttttgtacctgAGTCTTGGATTCTTCACCTGCGCCTGCTTTCCTATGTTTTGGCTGtagatttgttttgttattaagCTCTTTAAAGATGCGTGACTACATGCATTTGGGTCCCTTCCCTGTTCTTTGTTACCAGCCAGTGCTTCGTAATAGGAAACCGCCAGACACCAATaacaaaaaccaacacaatACTGACAAACCATTGAGAAAAGGTTGATTTGAAATGTTGAATGAAAATTAGGATAGAAAAAAACTGCAGATTTagtgaaaaacaatgaaaacatttgagaaAGATGGATTCAAAGTAACATGAAAAGTACTTGGTGGGTTTCTGGAAGCAGTCCAAGTATCTGtatttgttaaaaatatattaaaaatgtattagacaatatttgttttgtatgtatgcAAAACTATGTCAGGAAaaagtttttacatttgcacCGATTGATGATATCAGTCTTGTGTTCTATGTTTGTTGTCTGAAAAAGGTAAACgatggaaaagaggaaagaaaaagaaagaaaagacacaagcaTGCCACCACAGAAGCCATGAGAGAGCCTCACTTAGTGACAGTCTAGAAAATCGGTAGTCAGAGGGGAAAGTCCGAGGCTTTGGCTTGACCAGCCGGATCGTACCATCGAGCAGCTGTTTAGGAGCCACACAGCTGTAGAATGATTTCACAGACTCAACTATCTGCTGCCTCACGTCAGTATCTGACACCCTCATCAGACACCCTGCCAACAGAGACACATCTGTCAGAgtcactcatcatcatcactactgTCTGAAGAAGCTGTTTCTGCTTTAAACCAAAGTAAAACCTATAAACAGGATAATATGGATTTGCCCTTTGACTTTGACACAAAATGCGTTGAACAACATGTTCACTGTGAGTCACTGAATATGTATGTATGGGTAAGAAATAACCTAAAAGCCTATGTTAAGCTGTCAAAAATTGTCAGTTTCAATTTAATGCAAATATTATTGGTAAAATTGAAAAGTCTTTTAATAAATGATGCGTGTACCCATGTTAGAGAGGAACTCTATGACGTCCCGAGCGTAGCTCAGCTCGTCAGATGCTTTCTCCTTCAGGAAGGGAAGTCTGAGATAAAGCAAAGCAACATGTTGATGTTCAGGCGATGTcacccaaaaaataaaaatcactctTTTGCATGTAGCTTTGAAATATTTAAGCTTCTTACCTACAAATTTGAATCGCCTCACACAAAGTGGGCAAATATTCAGGGTGATCTTTCACTTTCTCAGCACAGATGTTGAGTACTTTGGTGATTCCTGTCAGGTCCTTCAAAAGCTTGAAATAGTTTAGGAAGTTTTAACAATTTGGCAAAGCGTTTGCTTATACAAGAGGTAAATCCCAGTGAGGGAGGGGAAGTGACGGGGCAAAGAGGCATCGTGTTAACTGAGGTTATTCTTGAACAGGGAAAATGTTGACGGACAGCCATGCAGCTGTAAATTAGAGCCTTGGGAATGACGTGTGTTCAGGATGCATGAAAGCACATCTATTTCCATCACTGTACCGAGGGATAGTAATTAGGTACATGTGCCACAGTGAGATTTACTTTGGAAAAGATAGATGCTTcttggaaaaaagaaatctgcgTAATCATAAGAGTATGTCAGAGAACTAAATTCAGAACAAAGGATACAAAGCCAGTTTGGCTTCTCTTCAGTAGTTTTTTCAGTACAAAAAGGTGCCTTTCCTTCAAGTTAGCCTTTAGTGAAAACAGAAGACATATCATGATGACATAGAACACAacttaaaacagaaaaacactcaaTAACACTTTAATAACTTACTGTCAAAGGATCTTCAAGAAGACGAATAACCTTACTGAGGTCAAGACTTTTAGCACCGACCTGTTGAGAAATCACAGTTTAGGTCGTTTACGCTGTCTGTAAAGCTATTAATGGAATTATAATGACTCTTCGTCATCAAAATCTGCAGATCAATCAATGCATCTGCATCAGATGCAATATCTAGTTATGTGCGTCTGAGACTTTTTTGAGTCATTGGCTCCTTTTGAACAGCATCCACAAGCTTCTGGCCACTCTGAATGGTGCTTGGTGGTCGAGGTAAACTAAGGATTTTTCAGCAAAGGTTTGTTTAGTTGAGGtcagtgtattttatttcagACCATATAGTCCATAATAAAAGTAAGAGACAGAATATTGTCCATAGATATGTATGGTCCACATGGATatgtatgaatatgaatattcaacattgtgtctttgtggtttcTGAGATCATAATAACCCAATTCTGAGCTTTTATTTGAGTTTTGACAGTAGAAAATAAAGTAActacacatttttaaaggatAAACGCTGTGTGAGcagaaactgaaataataaaggTAATAAAATCAGATTTGGACTGGAGACATGATAAAATCCATCTTGCACCAACATTAGTCTCTTTGCTATGGACTTTGCGATTTATTGGTGCATATTCTCAAACAAATTAGCATTTAATCAAACTATTAAAAGGATTAAGAACCACTGGAACGACTGAGTAGTTTTTCTAGTTTGTAATTCAGCCTTTGGATAAAGTATTTTTGAAAACATATGATGTGTTTCTCAATCAATAAACAGTAATGGCTGTATTATACTCAGAGTTTACAGGTATATAGGACTTTCTGTTCCCAGTGTTTAGGGATTATCGTTAACATTATATAATGGGTGGTTACTATCTAAGGAGCCTCTGCATCACTATAGTGAGTATATAAACCCTCCAAGGAAAGACAGTAACTCTTTATTTTACCTCTTGAATTTGCTGGTTCCCATCTGATACTCTCGGTCTGATCGCAGGGATGTCCGGTTTTCTTCTGTGCACAACTTTACCTGAATCCATTTGCAAATTTCGACGAACTTCTCGCTTCAACTCCTTACTTTAGCCGCAAAGCTAACTCAAACTTAGTCGGCTCGTTTGAATTTAGCGTTATAGCTAGCATTACGGTTAATAAAACGAAAAGTCACATATAGtgttttttaaacagttttaaataTTGAACTTGGGTTTCATGTTTAGCTtttctagtaaaaaaaaatccgaTAAGAACATTTATAAAACAACGTAATTCGTCCAACTCCCTCTTCGCTCTTTTTATACCCCCAGTCTGACAGCGTACTACAGTTGCTACGGTTACCGTCTAGTACGGCGAGCAGCTGGGTTCAAAACAAACCATAAACGAAACGCCCATTTCCTCTTTAAAGCCGGAAGTGGTATTCTGGCTATAACAGCGCATTGATTCCCCCCCACAACAATAAGAGGGAGACGAATGCAAAATTTAAACGCCCATAAACGTCAATAAATCCTTGGTTTTGGGAGAAATACTGTCAGTCTGTCATGCTGTCGGATGCAGGTCAGTGTCCGTAACGCGCTGcttatgctaacatgctaaacgCGACAGGCTTACAGTGTTTGGCTGGTTTAAAGAGCTTGCTAATGTGCACATCTGTCGCCAcctttgctgtcttttcatAATACCGAATCTTGTGTTTCATTCACTTTAGTCAATTCATAATTACCTCCTTTGATATGATACATTTGAACATCATGTTACCTGTCATAGAGTCACAACAAAGGCCCCATTTGAGCTGAGTTCCTCTGCATTGGCAGCTGTTGAATATGTATTGTTGTGGCTCATTTTAAGATTATTCTGGGAATGCCTCTGGTGCTCGGCGAGCCAAGAAGAGGAGCTCCGGGGAGTCACCGGGGGACGGCCAGACCCTGCGCTCCTCTGGGAGGCAGATCAATGTCCGGGTGAAGCGCACCAACAACCCTCCACCTGGACAGGTGAACTGCACCCTCCACCTGTCTCACATGTGTTTACCCCTCTTTATCCCCAGCACTCACTTGTTCAGTTTCAGTTgcagtttagtttatttgaaaggGGACAATACAGTCACAGACAATACATAGTTCCTACCTTGTTGATGAGGCTGATTctgatatttgacattttagaaaatccAATATATCACGCATAATTTATTTCTTGCAAAGATTATTTAGGGTGCTTCTTCAGCTTTTTAGTCAGACAGGACATCAGGAAATGTGGGGAGAGAAAGGGCGATGCCTGTGGATTACATGGTACACATTTTAGCCCTCAAACCACATAAGAAAGCATTTTTGATAATAGAAGAAGTTCAAAACTGAAACTGGTCATTAACTACAGCAACTCTAGTCTGGACTCTCTGTTGCATGTAATTTCCCATTTcttgcccccccccttcctctcgTTTCCTGTTATCTCTCTACTTGTTATTCAATGTAGGCATATAATGGTCTCCTAGGACAAAGAGAGATGGGTGAGCAAAGTAGGCACTGTTTCTGAATGACTTCAAACGTATCTGTGGCATTTCTTTCCTGTTATTTCTTCTTATTTGCGTGCTGACTTATTCCACCACTATACTGAGATCAGATGATGTATCGGTCTAGCTCTAATTTATATGCTCTCTTCAGGTCACATcatccaaaaacacaacatctctTTCCACTGCTTTGCTGTAAACTCCCATATTTACCTAACTTAGGAGCCTCTTAGTTTCCCTAAACTAACAGACTTCAGTGTTCGTGTCCAGGACAAGCCTGAAAACCTTCTTCAGTCTAAAAGAACAAACTAAACTTGCTCCTGTATTTATTCATAAGCCTGAAGTTGTTTGCTGTGTCCCTGCTGGAATTTCAGCCCTGTCTACTGTGTTGGATTAACGGATAAGTTGTGTTTAAAGTAGGCATGCACCAATCCAACTTTCTCTCACCCAGATCCAGTTCCTACCCACCAGTGGTCATTTTCTTTCCCACATTTAGTCAAGTCAAGCCAAGTCAAATTGTATTTATACAGCCCAAAATAGCAAATAACAGTTTGCCTCAGAAGGCTTTAGAATCTGTAGTTCAGAAAAACTCCAAACTCCAAAATCCCTTTCAATGCTACCATGTTGCAGACCAGACAATGACAATAATTAAGTCCGGATGAAACAAAGATGTGAATTAGGATCTCTACATCAGCCGTGAAATGGTAAACTGAGGACAGGAGTGGTTGTGCCCCCAAAACCGAGACAGAATCTTTATATTGACATTAACAAAGAAACTGTATTTACTATGTATCCATGACAACAGTGCTGATACCTGATCTGCTTAATAAGGTCAGCAGATACTCCTCCAGCGTATCAAATCTGTGCCTCCTCAGCTTAAAGTAGCTGTAACTGTCTCTGTTGGGCTGAGTTTCATGATGATTTTCTCCACACGGTCTTCTAGAGCAAAAGAAaagccacagacacagaggaggaagacgacCAGTCAGAGAAGAAGTACAGAAAGTGTGAGAAGGCCGGATGCTCTGCCACATACCCAGTTTGTTTTGCAAGTGCATCTGAAAGGTACACAAGTCTTGGTAAAATCTTCACTAAgtcattcttttttttagaCACAGATTCTTCTGAGTGGACGTGATTGTTATTGTCTCTTCTCAGGTGTGCTAAAAATGGATACACATCTCGCTGGTATCATCTGTCATGTGGTGAGCATTTTTGCAACGAATGTTTTGATCACTACTACAGAAGGTAATGTTGACAGAACAACTACTCACATAACATTAATGAAGAACTGTTTTTTCCACTATATTATCAACATACATATTTCAGTATGTTTTCCGTGCTGTTGCATCACAGCCACAGGatgaacttttttctttttttccatttgcagtCACAAGGACGGCTATGAGACCTTTGCTGCGTGGAAGAAGGTGTGGACTAGTAACGGGAAAAGTGAGCCCAGTCTCAAAGCTTTCATGGCAGATCAGCAGCTGCCGTTCTGGGTAAGAGCAGGCAGCTTTCCTGGTTCCTGTTAAACAGCTGAATGTGCTTATTCTAAGTTCTCCATGCCATCAGTACAGTTGtattcactgtgatatgttccCTTCAGG containing:
- the LOC139215890 gene encoding cilia- and flagella-associated protein 69-like, which codes for MDSGKVVHRRKPDIPAIRPRVSDGNQQIQEVGAKSLDLSKVIRLLEDPLTANLKERHLFVLKKLLKRSQTGFLLKDLTGITKVLNICAEKVKDHPEYLPTLCEAIQICRLPFLKEKASDELSYARDVIEFLSNMGCLMRVSDTDVRQQIVESVKSFYSCVAPKQLLDGPQPTSPGYRLQLLERSDLAQTLLLSMAAVENQPAIKLQLLQTLQILSSYSDTNCALMLNARGAETICLHMNEPDPSGQILFRSSEILWNLLERGSNEEVTAQLNSMECVLSLKEAFTHQLMSSVQRSDLQLRNDLLVITTLLAENPNSLLIESLFARHLVVLATFPELKSHNTLVRNLKLKFSNEDFKMKKLLLNLLVLMSKDLAALQLYKEERVTLALLTLVKPPADLSEHRSASRHWSSVQQEELQLQALATLATIAPLMPDQYMSCQGNTCMLLLLDWCVREDAYFGQGHSFHGTGGGGSKKAQMRLCIRVLRSVTSSGEDSVNQDLCDQGTINQLLGILMQMEASPDEEDVITLEIKTDIQLILSALCQSDMHRKDLFGSEGVEMTVHFLRKGADKFYSGLGHNKLILSTVDCVWSCIVGCYTTEDYFLAKEGPFLLLDLLSSGPRCMRCNILATLLELCDNLNTLSYILNWRDGGGQTAPRLLLQLWREEEEELKVSRTQHGGIADPQRPLLSLHQQEDTQPSCPANVPSAAVLELSENLRSKIYSIFCKLGFQDLPGLTTENYVTLSIVRRYLDFKVGEVWEEISRELSLEGVRPISPDEEALSTICKIAEDTARRVAAEQNSILEQQEKEDIGEEELMYTEIKSHWKQRELAAKSWDSYVSRTSNHEILKEVKAQREKYIESSRPKPNPEDAAVRPTEHFIGRVMSVESTDAQGPAGVKLRLARAAIKTAGQNEVGPTTQDPEYFSTVKD